From Triticum aestivum cultivar Chinese Spring chromosome 4A, IWGSC CS RefSeq v2.1, whole genome shotgun sequence, a single genomic window includes:
- the LOC123086677 gene encoding very-long-chain aldehyde decarbonylase GL1-10 has translation MLPYATAGEAEAALGRALTWAEAAWLRYSASVPDRYLHWPNIAITLVVYTLAPLPLALFDLAAPAAAAPYKLQPKVQHPPATFFRCYMDAVRVSLLIIGPYQLISYPAAKIMDIRTGLPLPSMGEIAAQLTVYFLVEDYLNYWLHRLLHTKWGYEKIHHVHHEFTAPMAYAAWYGHWAEMLILAVPSLAGPALVPCHVTTLWIWFAARLVESLNIHSGFKLPFNAEKYIPFYGGAEHHDYHHYIGGQSKSNFAPVFTYCDYIYGTDKGYRYHKATLAKLKELAGSDVQKGVDNGFNNGKQD, from the exons ATGCTGCCGTACGCGACGGccggcgaggcggaggcggcgctcggccGCGCCCTGACGTGGGCGGAGGCCGCGTGGCTCCGCTACTCGGCGTCGGTGCCGGACCGCTACCTTCACTGGCCCAACATCGCCATCACATTGGTCGTCTACACGCTGGCGCCGCTGCCCCTCGCCCTCTTCGACCtcgccgcgccggccgccgccgcaccGTACAAGCTGCAGCCCAAGGTGCAGCACCCGCCGGCCACCTTCTTCCGCTGCTACATGGACGCCGTTCGGGTCTCGCTGCTCATCATCGGACCATACCAACTCATCTCGTATCCTGCCGCCAAG ATAATGGACATACGGACGGGACTTCCATTGCCGTCAATGGGGGAGATAGCGGCACAACTGACGGTATACTTCTTGGTGGAAGACTATCTGAACTACTGGCTCCATCGGCTGTTGCACACAAAATGGGGCTACGAAAAGATCCACCATGTTCACCATGAGTTCACGGCACCTATGGCGTATGCCGCATGGTATGGACACTGGGCTGAGATGCTCATCCTTGCCGTGCCCTCCTTGGCTGGCCCTGCTCTCGTCCCATGCCATGTTACCACGCTGTGGATTTGGTTTGCTGCACGTTTGGTTGAGAGCCTCAACATACATAGCGG ATTTAAGTTGCCATTCAACGCTGAGAAGTATATACCGTTCTATGGAGGGGCGGAGCACCATGACTACCATCACTACATAGGAGGACAGAGCAAGAGCAACTTCGCTCCTGTTTTCACCTACTGTGATTATATTTATGGAACGGACAAG GGCTACAGATATCACAAGGCAACTCTGGCAAAG CTGAAGGAGTTGGCAGGCAGCGACGTTCAGAAAGGAGTCGACAATGGATTCAACAATGGAAAGCAGGACTAG